The genomic stretch CTCTAATCTAGTGGCATCTTAGAACCAGTTTCTAAAACCTTACTCTTATAGGTCTTTTTACTTATAACGTTTGTATTGTATTACTCTCCAATCTGATATCAGCAACAGTTCATATTGTACTGGCACTGATCTTTAAATTTAGCCAGCAGCAAGGCAATGGTAAAAATAATAGGTAAACAATACTGCTGTTACTATACTAATACATAATGATAGTCTCTACGTTTTTGAGTTCTTTTTATTTGCTTCATTTGTGATCaaagtgttttttaatgtgaaatATGTTTAAACTTCTAACTGGAAGGCAATATCTCTCTGAACTGGCATTGACCTGATGTCCAGCTATTAATGATTTAAAGCTTTCTAAAGGTATGCCAGtgtattgtacttttttttttttcaaacggCTTTAACTGAAAGGTGTTGaataatgtattacattaaTGTAGTTTACAGCTCATTGTAGTTCAAGTACTTAATTGAGTCTGATCTTCACAAAGTGAACAAAGCCATTTATCAATGAGGCAAGCAAACAGATATTCAATGCTGTCTTGTGGAAATGGACACAGCAGTTGAAAAGGTTATCACATGGACATTTGTTCAGTTTAAATGTTAGAAATACTTGTACTGTACAGGATAAACAggaagataaatatatattcatacagtGCTTACCCTGAACACAAAATTGCCTTAAGGAAAAGCAAATTAGGGAAATTAGCTGTGTAGTaaaattttatattttgtattaatttgagattcagaaaaaaatatctCTGGTAAACATCATGTGTCCTCCAAGACTTAGATTAGGTTGCTTGTGTCCACACTGTAATGGCTGCAGAGGCACGACCCTGACTGTGATGACGTGCCCCTCCGTAACAGGTCTTGTTACTGCTTGAGTAGAGAGATCAACAGCCTAGTCTACCCGCTAAATCCCAAAAATGTGATTCCACTGCTAGGAATTTCCAGGCACAGTTGTGAATGACAATAGAGGCAGGCAAATTCCTGTAGGCTATATGGGATTCATTTTGCATTCCATCTTGCAGCTTTAACTGGAATGTCTTGCTGTCTTCCCCTTCTCCCTTTCTGTTCCCCTTTCTCCCCCCATAAATGTGtagtgaaaatgtttttctttatttaattcataCTATCAACTTGATTTCAAATTTGGATGTatctatgcatttatttatgccTTTATTTAATTGCAGTTTGATGGATCTCGTCCAAGACAATTCCATTAAACCCCAGCTACAATGCATTGTGGAGGACCCTACCTTCTCTATGGTCACAGTCCAAAGTGAAGACAGTGGCATTGTGTGGGAGACAGCCTCCAGCAGATGTTCCACCCCATGGGCTTCAGAAGCAAGCACAACCTCCAATGCCTACAGCCTGGAGGGTTCACTGGCAGGGTCTACATCAGGGAAGGTTGTCTTTATTATGgatgaaaacaaaattgttagaagaagaaaaaaggcaaGTCTGGGAGGCAGGGTGGGTGAAAGCAAGAGCAGAAGCCAAGGAGAAAATTCAAAACAATTCCCACGGAAGCCCATAGCCACTCATCCCATTTTGCAAGTTAATTTAGAAACAACAAGTCAGGAGGAGCCGACAGCACACGCACCTGTAATCTCTAGACCATCCAATCTTGGAAATCCTCAGCTAAGCCCCTCAAAAGTGACTCCTAGATTTGTAAGTAAAGGAAACCCTCATCCCAGAGATGCTGATGAGCATCCAGAGGAACCTGTATCACATGTCCCAGTAACATCAAGACCAGTGTTTCAAAGAAATCCACACTTAATGCACCAAAAGGAAACTGAAATGGAAATAGATGAGACAGTACTTCATATGACAGTTTCTGCTAAAGGTTTAAGCACAGAAAACCCCCATTCAAACCCTATACAGGGAACAAGAGGGCCTTTAATTCACCGACCAGTGGCATCCAGGCCAGTCCTCCAAGGTAACCCACACCTGACTCCATCAGTAACAGGCATGAGTGACCCAGTACTAGACATGCCAGTGAGAGATAAACAAGTTCTTATAGGAAACCCTCATCCGCATCCATCACAAGAGCAACAGGTAGAGCCTGGAGATGCAGCGCCTCATGCAGTAGTTTCTTCCAGACCAGTTGAAACAGAAGATAATCCAGTAGAGAAAATGGTGAAGCCACAGGGCCTAGTACAAGGAGTGTTAGAAAAATGTAATGCTCCTCCTCCACAAGAAAAGATTCCAACATTTTCTCATAAAACATCAGTTCCAACAAAACTGGAACCTAAAGCAGAACAAGGAAGAGTCCCAGATGTCAAACCAAGATCCCTTGTTACGTCTTCTGTTTTGGAGTTTTCAGCCAATCCTGAACCAGATCCAACTTTGCATGAACCAGGACCTGTCGTATGCCCTGCACCTTGTATGACTGGGGATCAGTCTCTATCCAGAAATCCAGTGAAAAGCCAGAGTGGAAATGAGGAAAAAGTGACGAGCGAAAACCTTCCACCTGTGATATCACCAACAGCCTCAGTCATGGAGGCAGGAGCTTTTGCATCTAATCTAAATAGAGATGTAGAATCTATTTCATCATCAGCACAACAAATTTCAAACGTCCATAATCCTGGAGAACCAATAGAAGATCCTGATGGTGAGAAAGAGTTATTTAATATTGTCTGTGAAGGCTATGAAATACTGAACATTATTGTACCTCCAAAGATGTTGACAGTTGATGAAGAGGAAAGTAGTTATATGCCTGATAACTTGTCATATTTGGAAGAAAATCCACTAATTAAATCCAAAGTTATAGAAGACCTGACAGAAGAGGAACAAGCTCCCATGTCTGAGAGAGAAACTGAAGAAACGGTGAAAAAAGTGGTGAGTGAATCAAAGACAGAAGCAGTTGAACAACAACAGGAAATGGAGAAACTGGAAGAAAATGAATCTATAAACCTTGAAAAAGACATTATACCAAATAATTTGGAATCAGAGGAGAATGCAGCTGAGCAACCACCtaaaagaaatggaaatgggGACTTGGATTATTTTGAGAAGTTCACATTGTTAGATGACCATGTGCCAGAAACCAAACCTTTAGACACAGAAAATGAACCCTCTACGACCCAAGAGCAAGAATCACCACAGAGTATATCTGTCTCTAAAGACcgtaatgtgtttgtttttgtagatgATGTAGAAATTGCAAGTGAACATTTAGATGAAGTATTTTATGGAAGTCATCTTCTTCATGATCCGGAGGATTATTccacaaacaagcaaaacacaGAGGACGAAACAGAGGTCAAAGCAGATGCAAGTCAAAAGTGCAAGCCCAAATTCAAGAAAAGTGGTACAGCTTTATTCAGCAATGAAGAGGAGAGTCTGACACGCTGTTATTATACAACAACTACCAAAATAATTGATCAATTTCTCTTAGAGGAACCACCAGCTATGTCATTTCTCTATACAGATCTGTATGAACAAGCAgttggagaaaaaaagaaagatgacAGTGAACCTTCAGATGAGGAGAGTGTTGTTTCCGAAGGGACCTTCACAAGGAGGCTGTCAGATACAGAGGATAACATGGGTGGGTACTTTGaaaaatatagtttaaaagaTGATGTTCCATTATCTGCCGATGAACCACAAACTGAAGAAGATCAAGAGGGAGTTGAAGTAAGAATGTGGTGTCAAGATGAATTTAAGCTCACTGGTAGTATTACAGAGGAAAAAGCAGAAGCTGTCATTAGGGAAGTTGAAGTGTTTGCAGAACCTTCTGGCAGGATCCCTGAGTTGTCACCATGTGAAGAAAATGACCAGCTTTTTGCCATAACAGAGGAAATATCAGAAGATTTAGATTTCCAGCCTGTGTTTGATGATGAAAACACTGTCTTAACAGAAGAAATGGAAACAGTTAGCAAGAGCCCAGAGTTATCTGATGAAACTCTGAAAGTGAAGGAAACACAGCCAATGGAAGAACAGAGTGAGGAAAACCTTTGTGTTCCCCATGGGACCGAAATCAGTTACGTCTCCGAGCATGCAGAACTCTCAGAAGATATTCATAGTGAGGAAACGTCAGAAGTTCAGGTTTTGATCCAAAGTCACAAGGAAATTCTTATGGAAAAAGAAGAAGATGAAGAGGAAGTAGGTGAAACTGATCAAACCATGGCAAGTGTTGAAAGTAAGCATGAAGATATCCTGGAAGATCAGGTGCTCAGTGAACCTTCAGAAGATATGTATTCAGCTCCAGCCAAGCAGGAATCCACAGCGGACATCCCTGTTTCTGAAATTGCTGACAGACCAGAACAGGCAGTGCAACCTACCCCTGAGAGTGAGGCTGTGTCAAGCTTTGAGTTGGACCTGAAGCAACCAGAGAAAGCAGCTGAGCATGGTGAAGTTTCGCTCATCTCGGACTGTAATGAAAGTAGGGAAGTTATATTAGACAGAGTAGGTGGCACTCCACAGCAGATCAGTCAGAGTAAGGGAGCCCCTGACACGACTGAAAAGGTAATCGACAAAACCCATGAGAAGGATGTTGAAGTTAATGAAGGTCTACAAAATGTTCAGGAATGGGATAGTGCCTACCTGTCCGCTGCAGGATCAGATATTTTAGTGAGGAGTGAAGAGCAGGAAATAGCAAGCTCACTGCAGCTTCCAGGTAGAGCAGTaccagaaaataaagaaaatgttatgCCAGAAAAGCAGGATAGGGCTGTACAGACTGTGGATGAAATTTCTCTTCTTAGGAGTGTGGCACCCTGTGAAGAACTTTCACAGCTTGGGAAGGAGGATGTTCATTCAGAGCCAGAACTGTATCAGGGACATGAAGAAGAGGCAGCAGAAACCTTGGGCTATGAAATGGTCACCCAGCAAGAGGTGCAAGAGGACTGCACAGCATCAGAAGCAGACCTGCTGAGGGACAGGGAATACGTCAGCGAAGGAACCGAGGAACACCTTGAGCAGGGCTATGAATTTGTAGATGAGATAGGTCAAGTTTTGCCTGCAGTAGAAGCGGAGTATGAGATCATTGAGGATTTAGGCAGAACTCCCATATCAGAAGGTGAACTTGAGCAGAAGGAACCCAAAAAACCCACATTGGACACATTCTGTCTGACCTGCAGGTGtcccatctcagccattgaTAAGCTCTTTGGAGATCACCAAGATCACAGTGTGTCCACATTGGATAAGGCCCACAATGACATAAAGGTAAgatttgaaaaaatacatttcatataacttttcacagtaaaaaaaaaaaaagcacttttgTGATTCACCTTGATAttatctctcagcctgaaaccCTGTcgtttttttaatctaaattattatttaaaaaaaatatctaaattaTTACTTTTCAACACAGATCATTTTCAGCATTATTTTCAGAAACTGCAGTGAAAACACTGGCTGGTCCCCATAACCATGTCTGTGGTTCCATTGTATCCAGCAaaatttttaataaaattacaTCTTGTTCAATTTAACAATCTCACTAGTTGTTttgctacattttaaatgtttccttattttgtaaataaccaaaatgaaatatttttgtatccatcaGCGATAAAATAATAGTGCATAGCTTGTATTTTCTAATTGTATGTTCCAATAATAGAAGGTTATGTAATGTTTATTAGAATATTTGGTAATAAATGTATCAGAGTTTTACATAATTGTTCTGGGGCTCATGGCAGTGCATGTGAGAGGGAGTTTCAACTGGAGTTCAGATTTTCAGTTTTCAGGTTTAGTTGATCAGTTTGAGAGTGATCTGGTATTGTGCACAAGCCATTCTACAGTTACAAGACCAAGGTAGTAAAACACTGTAGTTCAGAAGAGATTCAGAGAGAAGTGTTTCCGTAACTTAGGATATCTGGAGTCAGAGAGGAATCAAGGTTATTGAAAACAGCACTCTATCCCAATAAAGAGTGCGAATTGCAAATGTGTTGGTTTCACGGGCAAATacgtttattttctttatgctATTGCAAAAgtgttaattgtttttctttaaattctCACCTGCCTGTTTATTGGAAGTCACCCACCTTCCTCTACATCAgtgaaacaaaacagtttattaaaaaacatatgCTTCACTGTGGGGCTAAGCTAAACAATTAACATTTTAGCAACCTTTTCCTGCTGTCTGGTCCCATAATCACCATGGCTTCCCTTGGAACTTGGACCAGAtactaaaacaaatgtttgttgTATACTGTCAAGACAAATACCTTGAAACATGGCTGAAGATTTAGTTCTTGGGAAAGAATATTAAGTTTTGGCAAAATAGACTAAATCCATGAAACTTGTATTTTTCCCATGGATCTGCTGAATGGTTTTCCACAATGTAACGGATCatagataaaaaaaatagttgGGGCGTAATACATGAAAGGCTGACGTTGGAACAGCACTGTGTGTCTTCTCTTTGCTCCTCCCTCCTCTGGCCAGAGGGGAGTAGAGTGACCAAAACAGTTGGTGTCCTCCACTCAAGGATTTTATAAATATCCAATTCACCGTCATGCCTTAAAGACATACACTGGCCTGGCATGTTTGCTGTTCACTCTATGGTGTAGAGAAGGGATTGAATTTAGAAATGACCCTGAACCTGATATCCATTGTTTCACAGCCTCATAAGCATGGACATTTTATAAGAAATAATTCCAGGAGCAACCTTGTGAGCAAGCGCCGTATTCGGTGCTCAAACGGAGGTTCAGAGCACAGAAAGTTATTAAGTGAGGGAAAGAACATCTGAAATATCGTTCGGCATAACTTCACAGTCTTTCACAGAGTCAGCCATTCTACAGACACCATGCTTCTGAGTCAGGCACATTCGTATCTTTAACTCAGCTGTCATTGCAGTCACCTCATCGAACATCAATGCAGAGGAAACCAATAACTCCGCACTGGGATCCACGGTGGAATAATTGTAGTTTTTGTTCCCTTTTTTCCATTGACTTACGTTGTAGCTTTGGAGCCAGGTGGGCAAACTTTGAACAATTTGATCCATTTCAGAAGTGATTGAAAGGTGTTGAAAAAGTTTATGAAATGTCATGGCAGGCAGTACACAATACAGAATACATAGTGTGTGGGGAGGCTGCTGGGTGTTTTTAAACAGTTTGATTAAAAGTGCTCATATTGTGTACCggacaaaaatataaacgcatcatgcaacaatttcaaagatattactgagttacagttcatcacaggaaatcagtcaatttaaatacattaattgggCCCTAATCTATAGATTTCAAGTCTCAATTTGAGGGAGCGTGCAATTgtcatgctgactgcaggaatgtccaccagagctgcagtcaggtcaagaccctggtgaaGATGATGAGCCGCAGATTAGCTTCACTGAGACAGTTTTATCAGCTGTCCGGTGGCTGGTCTCAGATGATCCCACACGTGAAGAAGCCGGATGTAAAGGTTCTGGGCTGGTGTGGTGACACGTTATCTATGGTTGTGAGGGTGGTTGGACGTACTGCCAAATTGTCTTAAACGACTTTGGAGGCAGCTTATGGCAGAGAAATGAACACTAAATTCTCTGgaaacagctctggtggacattcctacaGTCAGTATGCCAATTgcactccctcaaaacttgagatatctgtggcattgtgttgtgtgacaaaactgcacatttttaaGTGGCCTTTTactgtccccagcacaaggtgcacctgtttAATGATCATTCTGTTTAATCCGCTTCTTGATAcaccacacctgtcaggtggatgaaTTATCTGGGatgtaaacacattttatagaaaTTATATTTTAGTGTATATGGAAGATTTCTGGTATCTTTGTTTTCAGCTCATGACACATGGAAccaacattttgttgtgtttatatttttgttcagtatatataATGACTGGTGAAATGTAGGTAAAAAGTAGGGATGCACCGAAATGAAAATTCTTGACCGTAGCCGAAACCGAATATAATGAAACACTGGGCCGAATACCGAATACCaaacgtgtttttttttcattttgttccatttattttgccaattttttcaccattgcataaattaaattgtataaaTGTGCTATTTactattttgtcttgcttttcaaagacaaaatcaattacaaaactacgatttaaaaatatttatttaatacttttttAACATTCCAGCAGGCATTAtaccaacaaagcacaatataacttaaaataaataaattagtaaaataaaaatatttttatttggccatctttgagccccccttcttgaatagcctataTTAGGCCTATAACTGAGTGAGGGTGTGGTGtggtaaatgtgtggtgaacatgttaaaacgtggcatttattcaggtaattattCAATCactataacaaaagctaattgcacacccgtgtagactagacaggtgtgtatgaggatctggatagaaaaaacatgttcccacacagtttctacttgcaagtgttataaggtctttgatcaaaacattgcattctgttgaattataacacttgctagtagaggcgggagcatcgttttcaaattaatcaatcacatatgcaataacatggcagctaatggggatctgtataaacacactaacacatgagaaggggtgttatatggtgataCACTGTCGCTtgtcatactcctcttcctcttcactgctactcccttctctgggcttctgcacgtcattaaaaggttttcattggattggctagatattcatagtcacagtctgtggttgggtaaaaaatatataatctctagggatgatgacagacagtgatgtccTTTCCAtggtcaataccgcacgccagcaaagacgcaatGTGAACAAActgcacgtttctcttcagcagaatctccgctacgcagcagaaAATCGTTTAagcataaatgaatacattgtaattgatgcaattgatgaatacttatctaacacaacaactttgttaaataaatatctatgtgaaaatacattattagaagacgtatggaaatggcataataacagcagacctgtcaactctcacgcattgtgtcagactcttgtattattgtcccgacattatcacaactgtttTATGTcccaatttcaaattaactataaaggttgtaactgttttttatataaaggattattttgcaattacagctgtaattgaccgaacaatatgtttttctttttcattttttatacattttcattcaattgccagtttagcaatgtgagctgcaatgaaaatgccttacattagcatccttgtggcaatgttttccggtcacaacagcgaaatacaaaatgtataagacctatctagctCGCTAATTGATACAGTCTACTTGACTAAACGATTGACTCTTCCTCTCCAAACCTCACTCAGACTGCCGCTCTGTGTTCGGAAACAGAACAGTGCGTTCGAGTTCCAGCGAATACAGAATAAACAGCCATAGTCGGCTGCTATTTGATCATGTCATCAAAAATGTCATTGTTCGCTAAAATGTATTCGGTCTTTTCACTTATTCGGCCTAACACCGAAAGTGCTTTTTTGCAGTTTTCGGACGAATAATTTTGGTTGCCGAACATTCGGTGCATCCCTAGTAAAAAGTGCTGAAAGTGTATGAAATGGCTAAAAATTAGTTTTGTGGCTGGGGGGCCAGGAGGCCCATTCAGGAAACGTAGAAATATTACCGTGGGGGACCAGGTGGTCGGAGTGAAAAACCTGTTGCCTGCTTTCTTGGCCGGCtggaacaaaatacatttcaacttACTAAAATCTTTAGTAAGCATTCTGTTACTGGCTTTTAAAGTACAAAGATTTACTTCTGATTTATTCCAAAATGTCAGCTGCTAGAAATGCAGTATGCAGGCTCAAGGGCAGGGACAGGAGCTAATAtgattttattatgatttatttccttttcctttttaactCATCCTCATTCTTTATTGAGGATCCTAGACTTCTTCTGAGCAGCCGCTATTGGGCAATGTGCACTGTGCATGCTGAAGGACAGGAGTGGATGGGATAATCCTAATAATAATTAGGATTTGACCCTAAATATAACATTGAATAGTCTTTATTTATGAGCCTGAGGTATTGCATCAAAAGTCTTACTGAGTGATGCCTTCTTCCCTTCAGAATAAACTGACCGAGTTGATCGCAGATTTGCAGGGACGAACGGAAAAGATTGAGGATCTCGTGGCCGAACTGGAGCTGGCGTTCAACACTGTGGAGGTAAAAGCCGCTGCGGTGCGGCTCTGACTGAAAAGCGTCCTGCAGAATGATCTGTGCATGTGTTGATTACAGCCTTCTGTGTCTTCATTGCGCCTTCTTGGAAACATCAATTATTGTACACCAATGAAGGCATGCTGTATCAGTGAACATAAGAATGGTTACAATTGAGAGTGGGCCATATGGCACACCTTGATAGTTTGGATTTTAGTAGCTAATCTGCCCCAGAATTTCATCCATCCATTTCTTGAAGGAACCCAAAGTGACAGCTTCAAATACATGGCCAGGTAGCCTTGCGTAGATTACTGAAGTTTCTCTTCATTAAGCTCTAATGTGATGTGAACACAGAACCTGACCATGAGCCAGCCAATCATGTCCTGCTTCCTCACATCCATAATTAAAGCTATAATGATGTGAGTAAAAATACTTCATTAGGAGCGAATCAGAAAGGGTTGTTTGGCTTTACAGAGGGCTGTGTGTGGCCacatacagtgagagaaaaaagtatttgatcccctgctgattttgtacgtttgcccactgacaaagaaatgatcagtctataattttactggtaggtgtattttaacagtgagagacaataacaaaaaaatccagaaaaacacatttcaaaaaagttataaattgatttgcatgttaatgagggaaataagtatttgaccccttcgacttagtacttggtggcaaaacccttgttggcaatcacagaggtcagacgtttcctgtagttggccaccaggtttgcacacgggtttgcatctcaggagggattttgtcccactcctctttgcagatcctctccaaatcattaaggtttcgaggctgacgtttggtaactcgaaccttcagctccctccacagattttctatgggattaaggtctggagactggctaggccactccaggacctcaatgtgcttcttcttgagccactcctttgttgccttggctgtgtgttttgggtcattgtcatgctggaatacccatccacgacccatttttaatgccctggctgagggaaggaggttctcacccaagatttgactgtacagggccctgtccatcgtccctttgatgcggtgcagttgtcctgtccccttagtggaaaaacacccccaaagcataatgtttccacctccatgtttgacggtggggatggtgttcttggggtcattcctcctcctcctccaaacacggcgagttgagttgatgccaaagagctcgattttggtctcatctgaccacaacactttcacccagttctctgaatcattcagatgttcattggcaaacttc from Amia ocellicauda isolate fAmiCal2 chromosome 8, fAmiCal2.hap1, whole genome shotgun sequence encodes the following:
- the cmya5 gene encoding cardiomyopathy-associated protein 5, which encodes MDSYLPDDGDRSEADISFTVDDASGEACGMKSEEAEELRTSLMDLVQDNSIKPQLQCIVEDPTFSMVTVQSEDSGIVWETASSRCSTPWASEASTTSNAYSLEGSLAGSTSGKVVFIMDENKIVRRRKKASLGGRVGESKSRSQGENSKQFPRKPIATHPILQVNLETTSQEEPTAHAPVISRPSNLGNPQLSPSKVTPRFVSKGNPHPRDADEHPEEPVSHVPVTSRPVFQRNPHLMHQKETEMEIDETVLHMTVSAKGLSTENPHSNPIQGTRGPLIHRPVASRPVLQGNPHLTPSVTGMSDPVLDMPVRDKQVLIGNPHPHPSQEQQVEPGDAAPHAVVSSRPVETEDNPVEKMVKPQGLVQGVLEKCNAPPPQEKIPTFSHKTSVPTKLEPKAEQGRVPDVKPRSLVTSSVLEFSANPEPDPTLHEPGPVVCPAPCMTGDQSLSRNPVKSQSGNEEKVTSENLPPVISPTASVMEAGAFASNLNRDVESISSSAQQISNVHNPGEPIEDPDGEKELFNIVCEGYEILNIIVPPKMLTVDEEESSYMPDNLSYLEENPLIKSKVIEDLTEEEQAPMSERETEETVKKVVSESKTEAVEQQQEMEKLEENESINLEKDIIPNNLESEENAAEQPPKRNGNGDLDYFEKFTLLDDHVPETKPLDTENEPSTTQEQESPQSISVSKDRNVFVFVDDVEIASEHLDEVFYGSHLLHDPEDYSTNKQNTEDETEVKADASQKCKPKFKKSGTALFSNEEESLTRCYYTTTTKIIDQFLLEEPPAMSFLYTDLYEQAVGEKKKDDSEPSDEESVVSEGTFTRRLSDTEDNMGGYFEKYSLKDDVPLSADEPQTEEDQEGVEVRMWCQDEFKLTGSITEEKAEAVIREVEVFAEPSGRIPELSPCEENDQLFAITEEISEDLDFQPVFDDENTVLTEEMETVSKSPELSDETLKVKETQPMEEQSEENLCVPHGTEISYVSEHAELSEDIHSEETSEVQVLIQSHKEILMEKEEDEEEVGETDQTMASVESKHEDILEDQVLSEPSEDMYSAPAKQESTADIPVSEIADRPEQAVQPTPESEAVSSFELDLKQPEKAAEHGEVSLISDCNESREVILDRVGGTPQQISQSKGAPDTTEKVIDKTHEKDVEVNEGLQNVQEWDSAYLSAAGSDILVRSEEQEIASSLQLPGRAVPENKENVMPEKQDRAVQTVDEISLLRSVAPCEELSQLGKEDVHSEPELYQGHEEEAAETLGYEMVTQQEVQEDCTASEADLLRDREYVSEGTEEHLEQGYEFVDEIGQVLPAVEAEYEIIEDLGRTPISEGELEQKEPKKPTLDTFCLTCRCPISAIDKLFGDHQDHSVSTLDKAHNDIKNKLTELIADLQGRTEKIEDLVAELELAFNTVEENCTKAEQGLDEQNDEMMKTVLEQYEDMSQKMEDEKKHKLEQLYDQIVTFQESIESAKETLEKTVKEVEQPDELAFVTSAKDINRSLNKALQTTVSLELTPSAFPVFEDYAKSTSGNGHKLLKGIAVPQTPRVQPQEANSATSTSVTVYWKVNEGDVIDCFQVYCMEEPQGAMSEEYRVTVKESYCTLEDLEPDKCYLVWVMAVNYTGCSLPSEKTSFRTAPSSPMIKTEECTVCWDSATIRWSSPNLSAVESFTLEYCRQYACEGEGLRSISGVRNCEQKVLLHPNENYLFYIKAVNYAGASEQSEAALISTKGTRFLLLKETANSALLLSDDKTTIHYPEHTFRQRATLNDCLGILGELLPPRGYHYWETAVGGSEAYRIGVAYPSTPHDSPLGQNSTSWCIHCYTTPTSCRFEFLHNSVQADIQVVDVPERIGTLLNYRHGRLLFFNPQNGQLLCSCRHRFTEACHPALAVEKPGSLTLHTGMEMPELLKHS